The Leptospira terpstrae serovar Hualin str. LT 11-33 = ATCC 700639 nucleotide sequence GCCAAATAGTCCCGGTGAGAGATTTTTCTGATTGGAAATCCCAAAATTCTACCTTTGTATTTTTAGAATCACTGAAATCAATTTTCGCATAACCGCTGTTTTCAAAAAAAACAGAACGGTTTTCCGATGTTATATAGTGGGGGATCGGTGCATATGTAGTGTAAGCATTCCCGCCGGCACCAGCGAGTAAATTTGCACCTGTTGTGATGGGTTGGTCACCTCGACCGACTCCTTGTTCCTCTGTAAATAGAAACGGTGTTTTTCCTTTGAGTTCATCATAAGTGAACTGTTCTCCAAGCCCGAAGATTCGTTCTTCTGGATGAGAACCATATTGGAATTGGATTCTGTTGAGAGTAGGGTCAGAAAGAGTGATCTTCAATTCAATTTCAGTATCTGATTTAGAAACAAAAACGATTTGGTAATCGCTAGAACAATCCTTTCCAGTTAATTTCCCTTTGATGGTGATTTTGCCAGTTTCTTTTTTGATTTCGTCTATGGATTGTTCGGTGCAGGCTTTTTGTAAAGACTCTTTGAATTGAAAGGATGCCATCCGGTATTTGGCAGTGGTCTCTTTTGTGAAGGATTGAAGAAAGGGTTCTTCTAAAGAAAGTTTGATAAAGTCTTTTTCTAGAGTCTGGTTTCTTAGGCTAAAATCTTTCGCAGACTGAATCCATTGAATTTGTTTGCTAAGAGGATACGTTTCTTCTGTTGTAGGAAGATGGGAAATGACACGCGATGCACAATCCCAAAAGATTAGTGGTAAAAATAAGAAAAATAATCGAGATGCCATCGACCCCTCCAGGAGCAGGAGTAAGTGGATCGATGGTTTAAGGTTTCGTAAATCCTTTTTTAAACTTTCTTGCGATCGACACCGCCAACTCTAGGAGCAGCAGCTGCTACCCCTTGTTTGGCACCAAAAACGGCGACTGCTTGTTTCGGTAGGCTCGACTTTCTCCATTCAAACCAAGAACCTTGGTAAGTGGTTACATCGATGTATCCTGCTTCTCGGAGCATAAGCGCCAACAAACAAGACCTTGCCCCATTGTAATCATAGATGACGGTCGGCCTTTCTGGCATAAAAGGAAAACCATTTAGGCGTTTTTTGAATAAAGAACGTTCAATGAGGTTAGCTTCCCCATCGTAAAGGTTTCTCCAATCCCAAAGGAAGGCACCAGGCAATCGTCCGCAAAGAGTTCCTTCTTCTGGAGCCGTGAGTCTTGGCAATCGACCTTCATATTCATCCATGGTTCTGGCATCAAAAATTTGGAGTTTGGTAAGATTTCGTTCCATAAAGGCTTTGTCTACAACACCTTCGATGGGTTTTACTTTGTCAGCGATGGGAGGTTCCACCTTCAGATCACCTTTGGATTTATTTCCAGTGGCAGGCCATTTTTGACCAAGAACATAGGCATCTTTGATTCCCATTCCTCGGAGTAAATACACCATACGAGTGGAGAACATTCCCATTCCTTCATCGAAAACAATAATTCGAGTTTTTTTTGATTTTTGGAATTCTTGTACGACTGCCAACATAGGTCCGTACAATTTCTTTTGGGATTCTGGATCAGATCCGAATGCTTTTTTGATAAATGGATAGTAGTAAGCACCTTCTAATGTTTCTTCTTCATATGCTGATTGGGAACGACAATCGATGAGGAAGTCACCAGGTTCTATTTCGGTTTTAAGAAAGTTCCAGTTCAAAAAAGTATTCTCCTATTTCTTACATTACTTTTCCCCCCCATGAATTTTTGAAAGTCTGAAAACCAAAAAAAAAGTTCATCCGAGGTTCGAGACATAATGAGAAAAGAAATCAATGGGAAGCCAGTTGATTCTACGGGGTAGATAAGCCGATAATCACCATAATCGGTAATCCATGATTAGGCAGTTATACATACACTTCGCATTGATTTTGTTTCTTTTTCTGTCTGGTCTCGTTTTTGCGGACCGCACAAAGACAAACCTGTCGTTACAAACGCTCGCGACGGAAATGGAAGCTTGGAAAGAGAGAAAACCATCTTCACTAATCCGAAAACAGATCCAAAGCAACCAAAGTTTTCCCATTGATGATGGGAATTGCCATTTAGAACCTGCCTCTCGCATTTCCTCTGTCACATACTTTCGATTTAGTTGCCAGAGAGATTCGGAACCGATGTTGATTCAATTCCAATCTCATCAAAAAAAGAAGTTAGATTCAGATAAGTTTCGATTAAGGGCTGTTCATCGAATTGGAAAAAAACAATACTTAGAAATTGAAACTGGTATCGGTATGGCTGAAACAAAACCGGTTTCAAAAGTGAGTACGGACGATACGGACTTAGACTATCCAATCAAAAAACCTACCACGGTTGTTCCCGAAGGAAGATCTGTAGTAAAAACATACAAACCCATTCAAAATCCGAACTTGTTCTATTTTAAGTCGATTACGGAAAACCCACGCCGAAGAAAAGAAGTTCCTGGTAACATTGAAGTGTTTTTTGATTCCTCTTGTCCTTTGGAGTTTATCGAAAAAGATGAGAGTTTTTATTGGGACCAAACGGTATCATTTGTTTTTCGCATAACGTGCATTCGTGATTCGGCTTATAGTTTGATCCGAGTGCCGTCCTCTTCTTCGGGGGAATTGGTCGCATCAAATACTATATGGAAAAATCCAAAACCTGGGGACCGAGTTTTAGGAAATGCAGTCCTAAAAAAAATCACAGAAACTCAAACCTTTTGGGAGAAAATCGTTATCTATTATGAATAAATTATTTAAAACATACATTTTATTTTTTGTATTGAGTCAGTCTTTACTTGCTCAAGTGGATACTGAGCCGGCTGTGGATTCTATTTTTCGATCTGTGGTTCTCATTCGAAATGAAGGATTTAATACTGAAAACAAAACTCAACCATGGATGAAAAAAAACTTGTACACAGGATTTGGATCGGGACTTGTTTTATCCAACCAAACTATATTAACAAATGCTCATGTGGTGCGTGATGCCAAAAGAATCCTGGTTAAAAGTAGTTTTACTAAGAAGGAATATTTAGCCGACGTTAAGTTTATTGGATATGATTGTGATTTGGCATTATTACAAGTTACAGATCCCGATTTTTCAGAACAAACTACATCGTTATCGTTTTTGGAGGGAATTCCGAATTTAGGTTCTGATTTATTGCTTCTTGGTTTTCCCAATGGAAACGATAGTCTTTCTGTTGAAAAAGGTTCCGTCCTTCGGTTTGAAAAAAATCGTTACACCTATTCCGGGTTAGATTATAGAAATGTATTAAAAATCACAGCCAATATCCAACCGGGAAACTCTGGCGGACCTGCTGTACAAAACGGAAAAGTAGTGGGTCTAGTGTTTCAAATTAGTACTTTAGAACAAGGGATTGCCTATTTGATATCGAATGATATCATTCGTCATTTTTTAGAAGATATAAATGACGGAAAGTATGATGGGTTTCCCAATATAGGATTTACATTTCAAAACGGAAATCCCAAGAGTTTGAAACAAGCAATGAAGGTTCCATCGGACCAGACAGGAATTTTTGTGAATCGAATTTATCCTTCATCGACATTTTCAAAAGTATTAAAAGAAAAAGATTTTGTAACAGCAGTAGATAGTTTACCTCTCACTAATGATGGAGAAATTTCTCAGTCCAATAAAAAAGAATTTATCATCGATTGGATTGAAAACAAACAACTCAACTCCAAAGTGACTATAAGCTATTACCGAGCCGGAAAACGATACGATGCAGAAGTAAATCTTCAAAAAAATTATGCATTGGATTTGTATAGAGATTCTACAGAAGACTATTTTTTACAGGCAGGGTTTGTATTCCAACCAATCACTCGGTCATTTTTTCATTCCGAAGATGGAGACTTGGATAGTTCTTTAAAATACCATTATAGTTACTTTATTCAAGATCTCTTGTATCGATATACAACTCGGGACATTGTTTTGAGTTATACGTTTAATGATCCCGAAACATCTAAATACAAAAAGTATAAATACAAAGTAGTAGAATCGATTAATGGCCGTGTACCGAAAGATTTAAATGAATTTAAAACCATTTGGAAAGATGGAAAAAAGGGATTTATTGTTCTCAGGTTTCGAGGGATGGACTTACCGATTGTACTAAGGCCTGAATCTGTTTACCAGATGAACCAACGTGTTAAAAAAAGATATGGTGCAAATTATGAAGAGTTTTAAATTTATTTTAGTAATTTTCTTAGTATTTGCCACCTTATTTCCGATTGGTGCTGAAGACTTCGAAGACAAACGAGTTATCGAATCTAGAATTACATTTCAAAAAACAAGTCACCAAAATCCTTGGCTTGTGGGAGAACCATTCTCTCGTAAGTTAAATTTGATTTATTTAGGCAAAGGTCTTTTTTTTGGAGTTACACTTCCCAAACAAAATCCTGTATTTGCTGAATTTGAATCTTTTGATTATTCCGTTCCCAAACTAGGAATTAAATCTTATGATGAAGAAACGGGTTTTCTGCTTTTGGAAACAAAAGAGATGCCAAAACTTCCGAAACCAGTTGTTTTGGATGCTAAAACTTCAAATAAACATTGTCCAAGCGGGAAGTCACGTTATGTATTTCTTCCTTTTTCTAAAACGCCAATCAAAGTTTTTCTTCTTGAAAAAAAAGGTTCCGAAGAATCTGATTTTTCCTTCAAAAATCAACTGTTATGTGGGGTTACCATTTCTGAGTATTTAATTCCAACAGATTATGTGGAAACCTTCTTTAAAACAGGAGGAAAACCATTTCCACATCCTGGTTTGGTTTTTGATATCAACCTAACCCCTTCGGAACGTGAGTATTATTCAAAAAGTATTTCCAATCCACTTCTTGTGACTGAAGTGATTCCTGGAGTTGGACCAGCATACAATTTGTTTCCTGGAGATTTAATCACGGAGATTAATTCTATTCCTCTCACTAAAATCGACGATTGGGATCGTACGGACAAAGTTTATGACTTAATTTTGCGAAAATCAGATGGTAGCTTACGTGAGTTAGGTGAAACAATCAAATTGAAGTTACATCGGAATTTTCAAAACCAAGATGTAGGTTACGATTTAAGAGCATATGACTCCAATGATTTTTTAATACCGGAAGAAGCTAAAAAACGAAAGCCCCTTTATTTGATTGTTGGCGGTTTTTTCTTTACTGAACTTACCAATGCGTATTTGAAAGAGTTTGGTTCGGAATACCGGGTCAAATCTGAAAAGAAGTTAGTTTATCTTTCGGATTACTATCAGAAAAAAGTGCACCCAGTTCGTGAAAAGATCGTGATCTTGAGTCGTGTTTTTCCCCTAGAAGGGAACCTAGGATACCAGGAATTCCAGGATTTAGTATTAGAGAAGGTAAACGGAACACGGGTCACATCCCTCAGTCAATTGAAAACTCTATTACAGTCTGAGGACACCACCTATTATGCGTTTGAGCTTTCTGGTGGAAAGATCGCTTTTTTTACGCGTAGAGAGATTTTGGACCTCCAACAAGAGTTACAACTGACTTATAAATTGGGCCGTTCTTACAACTTAGAAGACTAAATTTCAAAAATAGATTTACAATTGTTATAGATTGGAGTTCCCTTTACTCTAAGACTCCACTCTATGAAAATCCTTTTTGTTGATGACGAAGAGACAATCCGCGAATTGTTCTGGGAATACTTCAAAGATGAATTTAATGTCACTCTTGCTTCTGATGGACTAGAAGCACTCACGATCTCAAATCAAAATACATTCGATCTCATTATTTCTGACATCAGCTTACCAAAATTAAATGGAATCCAATTTATACAAAAACTAAGAGCCGATGGAAACCAAACTCCGTTTTTGGTGATTACCGGCGATAGTGACATTCAAATTGCCATTGATGTTTTTCGAATGGGTGCTGTTGATTTTTTTCTTAAACCATTTCGAATGGAAGCCCTCCGTTCTCGCATTAAAAAATTTGAAAATGCAGATGTAGATTTAACTCTCCTCTTTAATAGCGGTGAGATCATTCAGTTTAGTGCAGATTGTAAAATTAAACTTCGTCCCCAAATCAAAAAATTAAATTCTTATATTGCATTTATAGTGAAACAAATCTTGAACTCTCCATTGGCGACTCAGGAAGATTTAATTTCCATTAAGATTGTATTGTATGAACTTTTAGCTAATGCCATTGAACATGGTGTTGCTGGTGTGAGTTATACGGAAAAACAAGAATGTTTAGAAGCAAATGAAGATTATTTTAAGTTAGTTGATTCTCGTTGTGCAGAGAATAACACTTCTGTGTTCGTGGAAATTTCCATGGATGATGTTGGAATTACAATTGTCATTCGTGACGAAGGAAGTGGATTTGCCGTAAGCCAAATTCCTAATCCAGTGGTGAACCCTGCTGCCAACTTAGTAAGTGGAAGAGGGATATTTCTTGCTAAGATGAATATTGATTCCATTGTTTTTAATGAAAAAGGCAACGAAGTTCGATTTTTCAAAACTTGGCATAAGTTGATGTAGTCTTAAAATTGAACTCCTAAGGAAATATAAAAACGAATGTATTCTTTTTTGGGTTCTGATTCTGTGAAAGGTTCTGTGATCCAAACACGTGTTTTGTTTGGGTCCATCAGAGTGTAAGATGCACTCAATTGGGCAAATAATTTACCGTAATCATTGGTTGAAAAACTAAGTTTCCCAATCACTTCGTTTCCTTTTCCGAGTAAAGAATCCGACCGATTGAAAAAGAGATCAGTTCGAAAAAAAGGAAACCAATCCCAGCCCATTTGAATTCCAAACATACGATTCCCTTTGTTTTCAAAGTTAGGAATGTCTTTAGAGGGAACATCTCGAAATTGTGGTGGATACACCAAATCTAACGATTGGTATAAAAGAAAAGAAGAATATCCTCCTAAAACTCGAGGTTCTGCAAAATTAGACGCATAACCATTGCTATTTGAATCTAACCGATCTTTTGTATCTTTTTTAGTCACAAG carries:
- a CDS encoding sulfurtransferase, translating into MNWNFLKTEIEPGDFLIDCRSQSAYEEETLEGAYYYPFIKKAFGSDPESQKKLYGPMLAVVQEFQKSKKTRIIVFDEGMGMFSTRMVYLLRGMGIKDAYVLGQKWPATGNKSKGDLKVEPPIADKVKPIEGVVDKAFMERNLTKLQIFDARTMDEYEGRLPRLTAPEEGTLCGRLPGAFLWDWRNLYDGEANLIERSLFKKRLNGFPFMPERPTVIYDYNGARSCLLALMLREAGYIDVTTYQGSWFEWRKSSLPKQAVAVFGAKQGVAAAAPRVGGVDRKKV
- a CDS encoding LIC11113 family protein; this translates as MILFLFLSGLVFADRTKTNLSLQTLATEMEAWKERKPSSLIRKQIQSNQSFPIDDGNCHLEPASRISSVTYFRFSCQRDSEPMLIQFQSHQKKKLDSDKFRLRAVHRIGKKQYLEIETGIGMAETKPVSKVSTDDTDLDYPIKKPTTVVPEGRSVVKTYKPIQNPNLFYFKSITENPRRRKEVPGNIEVFFDSSCPLEFIEKDESFYWDQTVSFVFRITCIRDSAYSLIRVPSSSSGELVASNTIWKNPKPGDRVLGNAVLKKITETQTFWEKIVIYYE
- a CDS encoding S1C family serine protease; the protein is MNKLFKTYILFFVLSQSLLAQVDTEPAVDSIFRSVVLIRNEGFNTENKTQPWMKKNLYTGFGSGLVLSNQTILTNAHVVRDAKRILVKSSFTKKEYLADVKFIGYDCDLALLQVTDPDFSEQTTSLSFLEGIPNLGSDLLLLGFPNGNDSLSVEKGSVLRFEKNRYTYSGLDYRNVLKITANIQPGNSGGPAVQNGKVVGLVFQISTLEQGIAYLISNDIIRHFLEDINDGKYDGFPNIGFTFQNGNPKSLKQAMKVPSDQTGIFVNRIYPSSTFSKVLKEKDFVTAVDSLPLTNDGEISQSNKKEFIIDWIENKQLNSKVTISYYRAGKRYDAEVNLQKNYALDLYRDSTEDYFLQAGFVFQPITRSFFHSEDGDLDSSLKYHYSYFIQDLLYRYTTRDIVLSYTFNDPETSKYKKYKYKVVESINGRVPKDLNEFKTIWKDGKKGFIVLRFRGMDLPIVLRPESVYQMNQRVKKRYGANYEEF
- a CDS encoding PDZ domain-containing protein, producing MKSFKFILVIFLVFATLFPIGAEDFEDKRVIESRITFQKTSHQNPWLVGEPFSRKLNLIYLGKGLFFGVTLPKQNPVFAEFESFDYSVPKLGIKSYDEETGFLLLETKEMPKLPKPVVLDAKTSNKHCPSGKSRYVFLPFSKTPIKVFLLEKKGSEESDFSFKNQLLCGVTISEYLIPTDYVETFFKTGGKPFPHPGLVFDINLTPSEREYYSKSISNPLLVTEVIPGVGPAYNLFPGDLITEINSIPLTKIDDWDRTDKVYDLILRKSDGSLRELGETIKLKLHRNFQNQDVGYDLRAYDSNDFLIPEEAKKRKPLYLIVGGFFFTELTNAYLKEFGSEYRVKSEKKLVYLSDYYQKKVHPVREKIVILSRVFPLEGNLGYQEFQDLVLEKVNGTRVTSLSQLKTLLQSEDTTYYAFELSGGKIAFFTRREILDLQQELQLTYKLGRSYNLED
- a CDS encoding ATP-binding response regulator; protein product: MKILFVDDEETIRELFWEYFKDEFNVTLASDGLEALTISNQNTFDLIISDISLPKLNGIQFIQKLRADGNQTPFLVITGDSDIQIAIDVFRMGAVDFFLKPFRMEALRSRIKKFENADVDLTLLFNSGEIIQFSADCKIKLRPQIKKLNSYIAFIVKQILNSPLATQEDLISIKIVLYELLANAIEHGVAGVSYTEKQECLEANEDYFKLVDSRCAENNTSVFVEISMDDVGITIVIRDEGSGFAVSQIPNPVVNPAANLVSGRGIFLAKMNIDSIVFNEKGNEVRFFKTWHKLM